The DNA segment TCGGTCTGTTCGCCAACCGCTGGCTGGCCCGGCGGACCCGACGCCGCGTCAACATGGGCTTCGTGGCGGGCGGTCTGGCGGTGCTGATCATGGTGCTGTGGGTGGGGACCGCGCTGACCATCTCCACCGCCGACAGCCGCAGCGCGAAGGGCGCGGGCGCCGAGTCGCTAAAGACGATCACCACCCTGGCGATCACCGCCCAGCAGGCACGCGCCGACGAGACGCTGGCCCTGATCCGTCGCGGTGACGAGGAGGTCCGCAAGCAGTCGTACTACGAGCGGATCGACGGGATGCAGATGAAGCTCGCGCAGTACCTCGCGCGCGAGGACGCGATCGACAGCGTGGACCTGGTTGCCGCCGAGGATCTGTTGGCCCGCTGGCGCGCCGCCGACGACCGCATCAACGCCTACATCGCGGTCGGCAATTACCAGGCCGCCACCCAGGTCGCGCTGGGCACCGGCGAGGACGACTCCACCCCGGCGTTCGACAAGCTCAACGACGCGCTGGGCAAGGCGATCGAGCAGAGCCGCAGCCAGCTGCGCAACGACATCCTCAACGCCCGGCGGGTGCTGTCGGGTGCGACGGCGGGTGCGGCCGCGCTGAGCGTGATCGCGGCGGTGGCGGTCGCGCTGGGATTGTGGCCCCGACTGAGTGAGTACCGGTGATGAGCGCCCGCGCGAAGAACAGACAGCCGGTGATGAAGAGACTGCTGGCGCTGCTCACCACGTTGGTGGTGCTGACGGGTTGTGCGCAGGCGGCGTCGGTGATGCCCACGCCCGGTGTGACGCTGGCCCCGCCCACTCCGGCGGGCTTGGAGGAACTGCCGCCCGAACAGGTCCGGTTGCCGATGCCGGACAACGACGACTGCGACCGGCGAGCGAGCCTGCGCCCGTTCCCGACCCGCGCCGAGGCCGATGCCGCGGTCGCCTACATCCGGGAACGCGGCCGGCTGATCGTCGGGCTGGACATCGGCAGCAACCTGTTCTCCTTCCGCGATCCGATCACCGGCAACATCACCGGATTCGACGTCGACATCGCCGGGGAGATCGCCCGCGACATCTTCGGCAGCCCCGCCCAGGTCGACTACCGCATCCTGTCGTCGGCCGACCGGATCGTCGCGCTGCAGAACAACCAGGTCGACGTCGTCGTCAAGACGATGACGATCACCTGCGAGCGCAAGAAGCAGGTGGCGTTCTCCACGGTGTACCTCAACGCCAACCAGCGCATCCTGGCGCCGCGCG comes from the Mycolicibacterium litorale genome and includes:
- the glnX gene encoding protein kinase G-activating protein GlnX, with amino-acid sequence MTVELAHPSTEPLASRSPTTPAHPRWWFLWTTPGRILTIGLVLSALAIASAFATSTTINDRQQALTTVLNHTEPLSFAAGELYSRLSVADAAAATAFIAGTEPRDVRQRYEQAITDAAVALTRASSGLTDEELVQLLGRINAELAVYTGLVETARTNNRAGNPVGSSYLSEASSLMQTKILPDAQRLYERTSAQVDQETTASTRIPAPVILVVLATLLFGLFANRWLARRTRRRVNMGFVAGGLAVLIMVLWVGTALTISTADSRSAKGAGAESLKTITTLAITAQQARADETLALIRRGDEEVRKQSYYERIDGMQMKLAQYLAREDAIDSVDLVAAEDLLARWRAADDRINAYIAVGNYQAATQVALGTGEDDSTPAFDKLNDALGKAIEQSRSQLRNDILNARRVLSGATAGAAALSVIAAVAVALGLWPRLSEYR
- a CDS encoding glutamate ABC transporter substrate-binding protein, which gives rise to MKRLLALLTTLVVLTGCAQAASVMPTPGVTLAPPTPAGLEELPPEQVRLPMPDNDDCDRRASLRPFPTRAEADAAVAYIRERGRLIVGLDIGSNLFSFRDPITGNITGFDVDIAGEIARDIFGSPAQVDYRILSSADRIVALQNNQVDVVVKTMTITCERKKQVAFSTVYLNANQRILAPRDSAITRAADLSGRRVCVVKGTTSLRRVQQISPPPIIVSTVTWADCLVALQQRQVDAVSTDDAILAGLVAQDPYLHIVGPSMNQEPYGIGVNLENTGLVRFVNGTLQRIRADGTWSALYRKWLTVLGPAPAPPVARYVD